One genomic segment of Erysipelotrichaceae bacterium 66202529 includes these proteins:
- a CDS encoding diguanylate cyclase: MPNLEQYQAMFHSLACGICRVALDEEFTLLYANPFFYYIYGYTCEEANDIGFHSISYILPEPVFSEVHAKVMTYIEHKERFFELEYQGVHRSQKPLWLLVRCTYDPARADSILCVLMDIAVHKKLEDELRMSMEESRMAFQLTDKMLYTFDIEERRLTLPKQVSEEFNLPHTVYGVPQSIIAANIIDENSVDEFIRFYTAMMHGVPEGVSEVKKRRRDGSFRWYRANYQLIYDTYGKPKRSIISCEDITEQREKELVYSKWKQYFQAQEGKTIGYYEYDLSMDQQIEGAGDTPPEYLENLKGYTETVLYIAEHFVYPADREMFYHFFDRNRLLTLFYDEQNETEIEYRRCSKHAVYWVRASVRMVEDPYTGHIKMFMMTLNIDREKQKTMRLQKLAETDEMTGLLKRETFIRKVNECLMTKDYVVRHAFILLDIDEFKQHNDTYGHQFGDLVIRDTARILTSSLRAYDFSGRLGGDEFMLFLNGISSQRDVQPRIAALCEKLNRMYPDRGTVSCSMGIAFYPQDGTDFQQLYQNADIALYEAKRSGRSTYRIYQKDNMRRK; this comes from the coding sequence ATGCCGAATTTAGAACAATATCAAGCTATGTTTCATTCTCTTGCCTGTGGAATCTGCCGGGTAGCGCTGGATGAGGAATTTACTCTGCTGTATGCAAATCCGTTTTTTTATTATATATACGGCTACACCTGTGAGGAAGCAAACGACATCGGATTTCATTCAATCAGCTATATTTTACCGGAGCCTGTCTTTTCAGAAGTGCACGCTAAGGTTATGACGTATATTGAGCATAAGGAGCGCTTTTTTGAGTTGGAGTATCAGGGAGTGCACCGCTCACAGAAGCCGCTCTGGCTGCTGGTGCGCTGTACGTATGATCCGGCAAGAGCTGACAGTATCCTATGTGTACTTATGGATATCGCAGTGCATAAGAAGCTGGAGGATGAGCTGCGTATGAGTATGGAGGAAAGCAGGATGGCTTTTCAGTTAACGGATAAAATGCTGTATACCTTCGATATTGAGGAGCGCCGTCTTACGCTTCCAAAACAGGTGAGTGAGGAATTTAATCTTCCTCATACAGTTTATGGAGTTCCGCAAAGCATTATTGCCGCTAATATTATTGATGAGAATAGTGTTGATGAATTTATACGGTTTTATACAGCGATGATGCATGGTGTACCGGAAGGTGTTTCCGAGGTGAAAAAGCGAAGAAGGGATGGCAGCTTTCGCTGGTACCGAGCAAATTATCAGCTGATATATGATACCTATGGAAAACCCAAACGCTCCATTATCTCGTGTGAGGATATAACAGAGCAGCGGGAAAAGGAGCTTGTCTATTCCAAATGGAAACAGTATTTTCAGGCTCAGGAGGGAAAGACCATCGGGTATTATGAATATGACCTGAGCATGGATCAGCAAATCGAAGGGGCAGGGGATACACCACCTGAATATCTGGAAAATCTGAAGGGGTATACAGAAACCGTTTTATATATCGCAGAGCATTTTGTATATCCGGCAGATCGTGAGATGTTTTATCATTTTTTTGATAGAAACCGTCTGCTCACCTTGTTTTATGACGAACAAAATGAAACAGAAATTGAATACAGAAGATGCAGTAAGCATGCTGTTTACTGGGTACGCGCCAGTGTACGAATGGTGGAAGATCCATATACAGGGCATATAAAAATGTTTATGATGACGTTGAATATCGATCGGGAAAAGCAGAAAACCATGCGTCTGCAAAAACTGGCTGAAACAGACGAAATGACAGGTTTACTGAAAAGGGAGACCTTCATCCGTAAGGTTAATGAGTGCCTGATGACGAAAGACTATGTGGTGCGCCATGCCTTTATTTTGCTGGATATTGATGAATTTAAACAGCATAATGATACATACGGACATCAGTTTGGAGATCTGGTTATTAGGGATACAGCACGCATTTTAACGTCATCCCTTCGAGCATATGATTTCAGTGGCAGATTGGGCGGGGATGAATTTATGCTGTTTCTGAACGGGATATCCTCGCAAAGGGATGTTCAGCCAAGAATCGCAGCACTTTGTGAGAAGCTAAACAGAATGTATCCGGATAGAGGGACCGTATCCTGCAGTATGGGGATCGCCTTTTATCCGCAGGATGGAACAGACTTTCAGCAGTTGTATCAGAATGCGGATATCGCGCTTTATGAAGCCAAGCGTTCCGGGCGTTCTACGTACCGTATTTATCAAAAGGACAACATGAGAAGAAAATAG
- a CDS encoding linear amide C-N hydrolase, with amino-acid sequence MCTALRFKQFFGRNLDYEFSYGEKITVSPRNYNFKFRHTNKQGKHYAIIGMAYIVGDYPLYYDAINEKGVGMAGLNFVGNTYFNAHVDGRDNITSFEFIPWVLSQCANIKEVKELLEHTNVVNTAFNSKLPPAQLHYMISDDTDSIVIECMKDGMHIYDNPTHVLTNNPPFKEQISRLNDYMYLTNKQPENTFSKDLNLAPYSRGFGAFGLPGDLSSPSRFVRVAFTRSNATSDENDLSQFFHILGSVEQQKGLCEVSEGEYEYTIYSSCCDLYNGIYYYTTYNGHQIIGVDMFKEDLDSDKIISYPMMEKEIISFQN; translated from the coding sequence ATGTGTACAGCACTGAGATTTAAACAATTTTTTGGAAGAAATTTAGACTACGAATTTTCCTATGGGGAGAAAATTACCGTTTCGCCCAGAAATTATAATTTTAAGTTTCGCCATACTAATAAACAAGGAAAACATTATGCTATAATAGGTATGGCATATATTGTAGGAGATTATCCATTATACTACGATGCCATAAACGAAAAAGGAGTAGGAATGGCAGGATTAAATTTTGTCGGAAATACATATTTTAATGCTCATGTAGATGGAAGGGATAACATTACATCCTTTGAGTTTATTCCATGGGTATTGTCTCAATGTGCGAATATTAAAGAAGTCAAGGAATTACTTGAACATACTAATGTAGTGAATACCGCCTTCAACAGTAAACTTCCACCTGCACAATTGCATTATATGATTAGCGATGACACAGACAGCATTGTTATAGAATGTATGAAAGATGGTATGCATATATATGATAATCCTACACATGTTTTAACCAACAATCCACCATTTAAAGAACAGATTTCTAGGTTGAATGACTACATGTATTTGACCAATAAGCAACCAGAAAATACATTTTCAAAGGATTTAAATCTTGCCCCGTATTCACGCGGATTTGGTGCATTTGGATTGCCTGGAGATTTATCAAGTCCGTCTCGATTTGTTCGTGTTGCCTTTACTCGATCCAATGCAACAAGCGACGAAAATGATTTGAGTCAGTTCTTTCATATCCTTGGATCAGTAGAGCAGCAAAAGGGACTTTGCGAGGTGAGTGAAGGTGAATATGAATATACCATCTATTCTTCTTGCTGCGACTTGTATAATGGAATATATTATTACACAACGTATAACGGACACCAAATTATAGGTGTGGATATGTTTAAGGAAGATTTAGATTCTGATAAAATCATATCTTATCCAATGATGGAAAAAGAAATAATCAGTTTTCAAAATTAG
- a CDS encoding resolvase codes for MKVFGYARRSSSEKSKSNYSIESQKRVCNELAARDNRTIEKWYIDEGYSGTTLKRPHMQEMLKAIAAANQEIIIYVWLASRLSRDANHCNSLRYVFSKYNVTVISDNRDWASLEDIELHPDKTIGPRIITLSDETEVHRDRKRTRIGLTTSAYKGNYTKGGKTPPTGYLFKNNPGENAKGRKVEIDIAYVETMLYILTQIHDYKRSLDSLAIELNSKQACGVHWSYTKIYRAVTDPIIYGRLLTSYVDIRDHSPAYCSQKYYEEIQKILHGRRKEYHYKYLFKNLIKCEDCDCWCSEIPTIHYPRNGNRKGRRVYKYYYCPSCKKRINEQILLNKIIHHINEILDETTNFEVVEGISRRIGKIGKRLKFLDFEYEEGYLDDDSYIAERKKLLSKKRNLDKDMKRLRNKAIKKFNEYTYLEQKQIIKRSFLCIHLDLNTKTIIKIEKLEK; via the coding sequence ATGAAAGTATTTGGCTATGCCAGAAGAAGTTCGTCAGAAAAAAGTAAATCGAACTACAGCATAGAATCACAAAAACGTGTATGCAATGAGCTTGCTGCAAGAGATAACAGGACGATTGAAAAATGGTATATTGATGAAGGATATTCCGGAACAACCTTAAAGCGTCCTCACATGCAGGAAATGTTGAAGGCCATAGCTGCAGCGAATCAAGAAATAATCATCTATGTCTGGTTAGCATCCAGATTATCCAGAGATGCGAATCATTGCAACTCTCTTCGTTATGTTTTTAGCAAGTACAATGTCACCGTCATCTCTGATAATAGAGATTGGGCTAGTTTAGAAGATATCGAATTACATCCGGATAAGACGATCGGTCCACGAATCATTACACTTTCCGATGAAACAGAAGTGCATCGTGATCGTAAGAGAACACGTATAGGTCTAACCACATCAGCTTACAAAGGTAATTACACAAAAGGAGGAAAGACGCCACCTACCGGATATCTATTTAAGAATAATCCAGGTGAGAATGCTAAAGGAAGAAAAGTAGAAATCGATATTGCATATGTCGAAACGATGCTATATATCCTAACTCAGATTCATGATTACAAAAGATCATTGGACTCACTGGCAATCGAATTAAATTCCAAACAGGCTTGTGGAGTACACTGGTCTTATACAAAAATCTACAGAGCAGTCACGGATCCTATCATATATGGAAGACTCTTGACATCGTATGTTGACATACGAGATCATTCTCCGGCATATTGTTCACAGAAATATTACGAAGAGATACAGAAAATATTGCATGGGAGAAGGAAAGAATATCATTACAAATATCTATTCAAAAATCTAATCAAATGTGAAGACTGTGATTGCTGGTGTAGTGAGATTCCTACGATCCACTATCCGCGCAACGGAAATAGAAAAGGAAGAAGAGTCTATAAATATTATTATTGTCCTAGTTGTAAAAAGAGGATCAACGAACAGATCCTTTTAAATAAAATAATCCATCATATCAATGAAATTCTGGATGAGACTACGAATTTTGAAGTTGTAGAAGGTATCTCCAGAAGGATAGGCAAAATAGGGAAACGATTAAAATTCCTTGACTTTGAATATGAAGAGGGTTACCTCGATGATGATTCTTATATCGCAGAGCGCAAGAAACTGCTATCTAAGAAAAGGAATCTAGATAAGGATATGAAAAGATTGAGAAATAAAGCAATAAAAAAATTCAATGAGTATACATATTTAGAACAAAAACAGATCATCAAAAGATCATTCCTTTGTATTCATTTAGATTTAAATACCAAGACCATCATCAAAATTGAAAAATTAGAGAAGTGA
- a CDS encoding oleate hydratase, whose translation MKKQTKKIAAGAAAAAAGIAATAAVRSVVKKREQNAQCMVSNGREGERQAYLIGGGLASLSAAAYLIQDGGFHGENIHIMEGMNVLGGSNDGAGTLQNGFVCRGGRMLNEETYENFWDLFSTIPSLDWPGKSVTEEILNFDHLHPTHAQARLVDRYGVIQDVRSMQFNNTDRLLMTKLLATPEEKLDNVTIEQWFKDSPHFFTTNFWYMWQTTFAFQKWSSAFEFRRYMNRMILEFPRIETLEGVTRTPYNQYESVILPIKAYLEGFGVDFSIRAVVEDLDFKEDSVTVTDIHITENGKQRVIHLEENDLCIMTNGCMTDCATLGDFKTPAPYQPQEAMSAQLWRRVAEKKPVLGDPTPFFGKPEETNWESFTVTMKGSKMLKMIEQFSGNIPGSGALMTFKDSSWLMSIVVAAQPHFKAQDANTTIFWGYGLYTDAIGDYVKKPMRECSGEEILMELIHHLHFEESTKDIMESVVNVIPCMMPYIDSQFQPRAMSDRPMVIPSGSTNFAMISQFVEIPEDMVFTEEYSVRAARMAVYGLLGIDKKICPVTPYNRNPKVLAIAAKTMLR comes from the coding sequence ATGAAGAAACAAACGAAGAAAATTGCAGCCGGTGCTGCAGCTGCGGCTGCCGGTATTGCGGCAACTGCGGCTGTCCGCAGTGTGGTGAAAAAAAGAGAACAAAATGCACAATGCATGGTTAGCAATGGAAGGGAAGGAGAACGTCAGGCTTACCTGATCGGAGGCGGTTTGGCATCCTTATCCGCCGCAGCCTATCTCATTCAGGACGGCGGCTTTCATGGAGAAAACATCCATATCATGGAAGGTATGAATGTGCTGGGTGGCAGCAATGATGGAGCGGGTACCCTGCAAAACGGCTTTGTATGCCGTGGCGGCAGAATGCTGAATGAGGAAACCTATGAGAATTTCTGGGATTTGTTTTCTACCATTCCTTCCCTTGACTGGCCTGGAAAAAGCGTAACTGAGGAAATACTGAACTTTGATCATCTGCATCCAACGCATGCACAGGCAAGATTGGTTGACCGCTATGGCGTGATTCAGGATGTTCGCAGTATGCAATTCAATAACACAGACCGCCTGCTGATGACAAAGCTGCTTGCGACACCGGAGGAAAAGCTGGATAATGTTACGATTGAACAGTGGTTCAAGGATAGCCCGCATTTCTTTACAACGAATTTCTGGTATATGTGGCAAACCACCTTTGCATTTCAAAAGTGGTCAAGTGCATTTGAATTCCGTCGTTATATGAATCGTATGATTTTGGAATTCCCGCGTATTGAAACGCTGGAGGGAGTTACCAGAACACCATATAATCAATATGAATCTGTCATTTTGCCAATCAAGGCATACCTGGAGGGCTTCGGCGTTGACTTCAGTATCCGTGCGGTAGTGGAGGATCTTGACTTTAAGGAGGACAGTGTCACTGTTACCGATATCCATATAACTGAAAACGGGAAACAGCGTGTTATCCATCTGGAGGAAAATGATCTGTGTATCATGACAAATGGCTGCATGACCGATTGCGCAACACTTGGTGATTTCAAAACACCTGCCCCGTATCAGCCGCAGGAGGCGATGTCTGCACAGCTATGGCGCAGAGTGGCGGAAAAGAAGCCGGTACTGGGTGATCCGACACCATTCTTTGGCAAACCGGAAGAAACAAACTGGGAAAGCTTTACTGTCACGATGAAGGGATCAAAAATGCTGAAGATGATCGAGCAGTTCTCTGGCAATATTCCAGGCAGCGGAGCATTGATGACCTTTAAGGATTCCAGCTGGCTGATGTCCATTGTTGTAGCTGCACAGCCGCATTTCAAGGCACAGGATGCTAATACGACGATTTTCTGGGGATATGGTCTGTACACGGATGCCATTGGCGATTATGTGAAAAAGCCGATGCGGGAATGCAGCGGGGAAGAAATCCTGATGGAATTGATCCATCATTTGCATTTTGAAGAAAGTACAAAGGATATCATGGAGTCTGTTGTTAATGTGATTCCTTGCATGATGCCGTATATTGATTCCCAGTTCCAGCCAAGGGCGATGAGTGATCGTCCTATGGTGATACCAAGCGGATCTACAAACTTCGCTATGATTTCACAATTTGTGGAGATTCCGGAGGATATGGTATTTACAGAGGAATATTCTGTACGTGCTGCCCGTATGGCTGTCTATGGTCTGCTTGGAATCGACAAGAAAATATGTCCGGTTACCCCATATAACAGAAATCCGAAGGTGCTTGCCATAGCTGCCAAAACCATGCTGCGATAA